The Fusobacterium pseudoperiodonticum DNA window TTGTTATACCTCCAACTAAAACACAGATAGTTGGATAACTAGGTTTTCCATCAATTTTTATATATATTTCAAAGGCATAGCCTGACATATAGAAAACACTGAAGAAAACTATGACTGAAAGATAGTCTTTTACATACTGATAGACCTCTTGACTTTTATTAGCACCTAAAATATTTATTACTCTTTCAAGATTTAAAAGTACTAAAAGAGATATAAATATAGCTGAAAATAAGTTTAATAAGGTGGCAAGAGTAAAGATTTTATTTCCTTCATCATATTTATTTTCACCAAATTTTATTGCAATTAATGTTGAGCTCCCAACTCCTATCATTATAGAAATTGAAAAGACAAAATTTATAAGTGGTAGAACTAAATTAACTCCAGCTAGAGCAGTTGAGCCTACAAACCTACTTATAAATATCCCATCAACCATAGTATAAAGAGTAAATATCCACATAGAAATAACATTAGGTATAGCATATTTGAATATTGTTTTTAAGATTGGTTTATTACTAATCATTGTCATAATACTTCGCCTTTCTAATTATTCACTATATTCATATAGTTTCAATCTAAAAAAGAGGATATAGTTTTGTACATATCCTCTTATAAAAATTAATAATAAAGGGAAAGTCCAAAATAGAGAATAATATCTAAAGGAATATTTCTTTATTTTAACCTCTTGGCTTCAAAAAATGATTTCTAGGTTATTATAGCATTTTTTTAAGTTTTTGTAAATAAATAAGGGATTTTTAAAGCTTTCAAGCTAGAAAAATTAAAGTAAAATTTTAAAATAAAAATAAATAAAATATAGAAACTTGACAAAAAATACACTTGAAAATATAATTATATTAAAATGATGTCTAAGAAAGAGGCAAGCTTAATGTTTAAAAATTTTAGTTTAAATAAAATTCCCAAAAAAGTATCTATACCTTTGATAGCAGCAACAGTATTAGGATTAATAACTACTGTTGCTTTATCTAATTTAGAAAAAATAGTAGAAAAAGTAAGTAGTAGATTTATCAATGGTAGAGTACATATTGAAGATATAGATTTATCATTGTCAGAGCCTGTTATAAAAAATATCACGCTATATGATAATGAAAATAATGTGATGTTTAATTCAGATAAAGTTGTAGCTAAGATAAGTTTTAAAAATTTATTAGATGGTAGAATAGATGAATTAAATGTAGACTCAGCCTCGGTTAATGTAGTAAGAGACAAAGATGGTGTTATAAATTTCACTAAGTTATCTAAGAAAAAAAGTGATAAAAAACCTAGTAATCCAATAGATAAATTAGTAGTAACTTCGGCTAATATAAACTACAAAGATTATACTTTTCCAAATAAATTAGAAAAAAAGATAGAAAATATAAATGCCACTGTTTTAGCAGACAAAGAAAAATTAGTTAAAAATGCAGATGTTAGTATAGATGATGAAAATATAAAATTAAATACTTCCTTTAAAGATGAAAGTGAAAAAGAGCTTTCTTCTTTGGAAATGAAATTAAAAATAGATAAATTTTTATTGGATAAAGATTTATTGAAAAGTTTAGCTAAAAATAATGAAAAATTAGAATTTTCTGATGTTAATATAAGTTCTGATTTAACTATAAAAACAGATAAAACAGTTAAAAATACAAATATAGTTGGAAATTTAGATGTAGAGTCTCCTTTATTTAGATACACTGATGTGGAGAGTGATATTAAGAATATTAAATTATCAGGTGTATTTAATGGTAGAGATGGTAAAGCAAATTTAGACTTAAATGTATTTGATAAAGATAGAAATATAGCTGTGACTTATCAAGATGAAGAACTAAATTCAGTGATAAATATAGATAAAATTGATGAAAGTATATTAAATAAAATAAAACCTATAAAAGATAAAAAATTAGATTTGAAAAATATAAATATAGAAGATATAAAAACTATAGTTCATTATTCAGATGAAAGAGGTTTGATTCTGAAGACAACAATGAAACCAAATAATTCTGAATTTAAAGGAATAGAGTTAAATGACTTTAATTTATATGCAGATTTAAAAGATGGCAAGAAGAGAGCTAATGCTAAGATTTCAGCTAAAATAAAAGGTATGGCTGAAAATTTAACAGTAAATCTTGAAAATAAAGCCGAAAATACAGATATTATCGTAGCTTTAAAGTCTCAAGAAAAAGATAGTATAATACCAGATATAAATTTAAAGGCGAATTTAGAAAATAAAAAAGATATTTTAAAGGCTAAAATTACTTCAAATATTGTTAATTTTAATATGGATTATCAAAAAGAAGCAAAGTTAGCTAAAATTTATGATGAAAAATTTAAAATAAATTATGATGTTAATAAAAAGAATTTAACAGATGGAGATGGGAAAATAGCCTTTAAAATCTATGATACAGATAACTATTTAGATTTTAAAGCAAAGGATAATCAAGTCGAAATCAAAGAACTTAAATTAATGGATAAGTTAAATAAGAATAATACTCTTATTGCAAAGGGAAATGCTGATCTTAATAAAAAGGAATTTAATATTGACTATGATGCTAAGTTAAATTCAGTTTCAAGAAAATTTAAAGATAAAAATATAGTATTATCATTTGATGCCAAAGGAAAGGCAGAAAGTAAAAATAATATTATAAGTTCTCAAGGACAAATTAATGATTTAAGTCTTGAGTATATGGGTAAAATTGAGAAAATAAATGGAACTTATGATTTTAAAAAGTCTGATTCTGGTATGGAAGCAAATTTAAAAACAAAAATAGCTTCAATTGGATATGATAAATACAAGTTTGAAAACTTTAATCTTCTTGCAACTTATTCTGGAAATGAAGTAAAAGTTAGAGATTTTAGTAATAATCTATTATCTTTTAAAGCAGACTACAACACAGAAGCTAAGAAGCTAAATGGAGATTTAAATATAAAAAGATTGACTGACGAAGATATAGGTTTAGATAAGGTGAACTTTGTTTTAGAAAACTTTAAAGCAAAACTTGATGGGGATATAAAAAATCCTAAAGCTAAGATAGACTTAGGAACTACAGTAGTAACTTTACCTAGTAAAGACTTAGCTAAAATCAGTGGTAAAGTGAATCTTGTTGGAAATAAACTTATTATAGAAGGAGTCAATGTAGATAATAACCTTATCACAGGACAATATGATATAAAGGAAAAATTACTGGATATAAAAGCTTCTTTAAGTGAAAATCATCTCGAAAAGTATCATGGCGGTAAAAACTTAGGTTATGTGCTATATGGAGATTTAGTATTAAAAGGAGTAGCAGGTAATTTAGATGGTAAACTTAAAGGAAGAGCTATCAATTTAAAAAGTTCTCTGCCTGATTTAACTTACGATATGAGCTATAATGCAGAAAATTATTCTGATGGTATTGTTTCTATTAATGATTTAGACATTATTGATAAAAATAATGGTTCTATACTTGGTTTGACAGGAATAGTTGATTTAAAAGAGAAAAGCTTAAATATTAAAAACAAACAAGATAAGATAGATTTAACTAAGTTCCAAAATATCCTTAAAAATCCTAGTATAAAGGGAATTATAAATACAGATATCCTTATTAATGGGCAACTTAGCAATCCAAATTATAGCTTAAACATGTCGTCATCTGAAGTAAGTATAAAGAATTTTAAGATAAATGACATTGTTTTAAATATTACAGGAGACAAGGAAAAAGCTAATGTAAATAAGCTAAGTTTAGATGTTTATAAGAATTTAATTGTTGGATCTGGAAACTATGATATAAAAAATAAAACTTATAATGTCAACATGAAGTCTAATAATAAAATTGACCTTTCTAAGTTCCAATCTTTCTTTAATTCGTATGGAATAAATAATCCTAGTGGAAAGGTAGGTTTTAATATTCAAATAGACCAAAATGATGAAAAGGCTTATTTAAGTCTTGAAAATATAAATTTAGAATCTTCAAAATTAAAATTGAAATTCTCTAATTTTTCAGGACCTATCACTTTGAGTGGAAGAAGAATTGAAATAGGAGAGTTAAATGCAAAATTAAATAATTCACCTATTACAATAGATGGATTTGTAGATTTAGTTGATATAGCAAAAATAGATAAGGAAGATATTATTAGAAGTTTACCTTACAAATTGCATATAAAATCTAAAGAATTAAATTATGTATATCCTGAAGTTATAAAATTAAAAGCTTCAACTGATATAACTCTTACTAATGAGGAACTATATGGAAATTTAATTATAAAAGAAGCAACAATAAATGATATTCCTAATAATTACTATAGAGATTTCTTCTCATTAATAAAAGAACAACTTAGAAGAAGAAGAACAGACGTTACTCCAAAAAAGAAGGTAGATAAGAATTCTAGAGAAGCACAAGAAAAAGATGCAAAAATGAGAGCCTTTTTAAATAAATTAATGCCTATAGATTTAGTTATTAAGACAGAGAAACCTATACTTATTGACATGGATAATTTTAATATTTTAGTTCCAGAAATTTATGGGAAATTAGATATAGACTTAAATATCAATGGTAAAAAAGGTAATTATTATCTAGAAGGGGAAACTGAGTTAAAGGATGGATATTTTGTTATAGGTACAAACGAATTTAAAGTCGATAGAGCTTTAGCAATATATAATGATAATACTCCTTTACCAGAAATTAACCCTAATATCTTCTTTGAAAGTACAATAGATATGGATGATGAAGAATACTATTTCACTACTATGGGAAAACTTAATCAATTAAGATATGAAATCACATCTAAAACATCAAAGGTGGGAGGAGACTTATCAGCTTTAATCGTAAACCCTGATTCTAATGAACATATATATTCTTATGGAGATGGAAGTCAAATATTTATAGTTTTTATGAAAAACTTGATAGCAGGTCAAATTGGTCAAATAGTCTTTGGTAAAACAGCAAGATATGTAAAAAGAAAACTGAAACTTACTAGATTTGTAATAAGACCTGAAATAAAAATATATAATTCAGAAGACAGTGTCATAAATAGATATGGAATAACTGACAATAGAGCTTTGAGCCCACAAATTTATAATGTAAATATAAAGGTGGAAGCAAAAGATAATATTTACAAAGAAAAATTATTCTGGAGAGCGAGTGTAAGACTTATAGGTACAGGAAAGGATACTATTAAAAATCAAACATTGAAAGTTAATTCACAAAATATTAGAGAATATGATGTGGGATTAGAATATAAGATTGATGATAGTAAAACTCTTAGAATTGGAGTTGGAACTGTTCCATATAAATATAGAACAGATGAAAATAAAGATTACAAGAAGCCTAATTACTACATAGAATACAAGTTTAGAAAAAGATATAAAGATTTTTCAGAAATATTTTCATTTTAGCTTTTAAAATATAAATAAATATGGTAATATATAAAAGAGATACTATAAATAATTAAATGGAGGACTTTGAGATGAAAAGACTATTAATTGCATTGATGTTTGTGATTAGCCTAGTATCATTTTCAACTATGACTAACCTACCAGTAAGAAGTATCGAAGTTGTTAACAACAATCAAGTTCCAGCTAGCTTAATAAAGAATACTTTAAAGCTAAAAGAGGGAGCTAAGTTTTCAACAGATGCTTTAGTAGCAGATTTTAATGCTCTAAAAGGAACAGGTTACTTTGAAGATGTAATGCTTCAACCTATTTCTTATGACGGTGGAGTAAAAATAGTTGTAGATGTTATTGAAAAACAAAATGTTGCTAGTTTATTGAAGGAAAGAGGAGTATCAGTAAACACTGTAAGAGAAGATACAGATAAGTCTGTTGTGATTTCTTCAATTAAGTTTAATGGAAACAAAAAATACTCAGCAGCAGAGCTTCAAAAAATTACTCAATTAAAAACAGGAGAATATTTCTCAAGAAGTAGAGTAGAAGAAGCTCAAAGAAACTT harbors:
- a CDS encoding translocation/assembly module TamB domain-containing protein, translating into MFKNFSLNKIPKKVSIPLIAATVLGLITTVALSNLEKIVEKVSSRFINGRVHIEDIDLSLSEPVIKNITLYDNENNVMFNSDKVVAKISFKNLLDGRIDELNVDSASVNVVRDKDGVINFTKLSKKKSDKKPSNPIDKLVVTSANINYKDYTFPNKLEKKIENINATVLADKEKLVKNADVSIDDENIKLNTSFKDESEKELSSLEMKLKIDKFLLDKDLLKSLAKNNEKLEFSDVNISSDLTIKTDKTVKNTNIVGNLDVESPLFRYTDVESDIKNIKLSGVFNGRDGKANLDLNVFDKDRNIAVTYQDEELNSVINIDKIDESILNKIKPIKDKKLDLKNINIEDIKTIVHYSDERGLILKTTMKPNNSEFKGIELNDFNLYADLKDGKKRANAKISAKIKGMAENLTVNLENKAENTDIIVALKSQEKDSIIPDINLKANLENKKDILKAKITSNIVNFNMDYQKEAKLAKIYDEKFKINYDVNKKNLTDGDGKIAFKIYDTDNYLDFKAKDNQVEIKELKLMDKLNKNNTLIAKGNADLNKKEFNIDYDAKLNSVSRKFKDKNIVLSFDAKGKAESKNNIISSQGQINDLSLEYMGKIEKINGTYDFKKSDSGMEANLKTKIASIGYDKYKFENFNLLATYSGNEVKVRDFSNNLLSFKADYNTEAKKLNGDLNIKRLTDEDIGLDKVNFVLENFKAKLDGDIKNPKAKIDLGTTVVTLPSKDLAKISGKVNLVGNKLIIEGVNVDNNLITGQYDIKEKLLDIKASLSENHLEKYHGGKNLGYVLYGDLVLKGVAGNLDGKLKGRAINLKSSLPDLTYDMSYNAENYSDGIVSINDLDIIDKNNGSILGLTGIVDLKEKSLNIKNKQDKIDLTKFQNILKNPSIKGIINTDILINGQLSNPNYSLNMSSSEVSIKNFKINDIVLNITGDKEKANVNKLSLDVYKNLIVGSGNYDIKNKTYNVNMKSNNKIDLSKFQSFFNSYGINNPSGKVGFNIQIDQNDEKAYLSLENINLESSKLKLKFSNFSGPITLSGRRIEIGELNAKLNNSPITIDGFVDLVDIAKIDKEDIIRSLPYKLHIKSKELNYVYPEVIKLKASTDITLTNEELYGNLIIKEATINDIPNNYYRDFFSLIKEQLRRRRTDVTPKKKVDKNSREAQEKDAKMRAFLNKLMPIDLVIKTEKPILIDMDNFNILVPEIYGKLDIDLNINGKKGNYYLEGETELKDGYFVIGTNEFKVDRALAIYNDNTPLPEINPNIFFESTIDMDDEEYYFTTMGKLNQLRYEITSKTSKVGGDLSALIVNPDSNEHIYSYGDGSQIFIVFMKNLIAGQIGQIVFGKTARYVKRKLKLTRFVIRPEIKIYNSEDSVINRYGITDNRALSPQIYNVNIKVEAKDNIYKEKLFWRASVRLIGTGKDTIKNQTLKVNSQNIREYDVGLEYKIDDSKTLRIGVGTVPYKYRTDENKDYKKPNYYIEYKFRKRYKDFSEIFSF